The window CATGACAGAAGATTTAGAGGCGAATATTATTGAAAATGATAGCGAATCACCTTTTTACGGTATTTTTTTTGGTGATAAGCTTGTTGCCAGAATGAGTGTATATCAGGTAAATGCTAAGTATAATCGTTATTTTGAGCCGCCAGTAGATTATTTAGAAATTTGGAAGCTAGAAGTTCTTTCTGAATACCAAGGAAGAGGCTATGGGACGGCACTGGTAGAATTCGCCAAAAGGTTTGGCATGCCGATTAAGACAAACCCAAGAATTAAATCGAGAAGCTTTTGGGAGAAGATGGGGTTCCAATCTGTTAACTATGAGATGGATCGAGATTTAGGAGAAAATCCACTCATTTGGCACCCAAATGGGGTAATGGAAGCTACAAGCTAATCAAAAAAACAAGCAGACAAGGCATTGTCCGCTTGTTTTTTTATTTATCAAGTTTCTCCAAATTTCCGTTTTTATCCATTTGAAAGCGGACCTTTTGTGCAAATTCCTCCTCTTTTAGAACCACCATTTTCCTCGCTCTTTCCATAATTTCAATTAAAGCCTTATAATCATGCTCCATTTCGTAGAGTTCTTTCGACAAGCGATCATTTTCCGCCGAAATATCGTGGAGCTTCTGTTCGAGCGTCATTAATTTTGTTTTGTAAAGCGAAAGATTTTCCTGATAATCTTTAGAATTTTGCGCACGATCATATAGTTTGTTCAAATAGACTACTAAATCTTCAAAAGTTATTTCCTTCATAGACGGTTGGAATGTTTCTTCTGTCTTTTCAGGTGGATTAATCGCCGCCTCTGTTCCTCCATGATTGACATCGTTTTTGACAACGGGACCTCTCTTAGCATCTTTTCGTTGTCTTTTAGCCAACTCAATACCGGACTTATATTGTTTTCTAATGGATGAATTCCAGCGAAAACCGCAGGCTGCGGCGGTTCTTGACAGCCGCTTTCCAACTTCCTCAAAGGCTTGCAGCTGTGTTCCACCTTCACGAATATGGCGAAGTACTACCTCAGCAAGAAGCAAATCCTCATCCTGTGTCCAAGCATCCTGTCGTGTAGTTGACATCAGAAAATCCCTCCTAGTCTTTTTTTATTCATACATATGCTTCTACTAGAAAAGATAGACTGATATCATACCAGTTTTCATTGATTTCTTGAACTTTACTTTTTATTAAGAAAATTCTCTACCTGCTTGTGATGTGCATCTTGTTCCCATAACATTGCACAGCTCCTTACTTCCTCTTCAATTCTTTCAATCACTCCACTTTCCTTCCACCTTCTAATCAGGATTTCTTTATAGGCAGAGGTAACCCCAGATTCCAGCTTCAGAATTTGGCTAACAAACCTTTGTAGTCCAGCCTGTGCATCTCCTTCATACACATCATCCACAAAGCCAAGCTCCTTTAGCTCATCTGTATAATAGAGACCAGCCTCCATGAGCATCTTCAACCCTTTCGCCGGCGCTAGCTTTTCAAGAATCATCGTACCACCGCCCCAGCCAGTCGTAATCGCTAATGTTCCCTGGATAAAGCCTGCTTTAATTCCCTTTCTAGCAATTCGGAAATCACAAGCGGCCGCTATCTCACAGCCACCCCCCACAGCTGTTCCGTTTAATACAGCAATCGTTGGCTTTGGCAAAAGAAACACATCCGTTAAAACCTGAGACATTTTTGACAGCATTCCATATGCCTCTTCTTCCGTATGTAATTGATGAAATACCGATAGGTCTCCTCCTGAGCAAAAAGCTCGGTCACCAGCTCCTGTAATCACAAAAGCCTTTACATCTTGATCATAGGCCTGTTCAACAGCCTTTTGCAATCCATTAATGATTTCATCATTAACCGCATTCCTTTTATCCGCTCTATTAATCGTAAATACTAGAAGCCCGTCCTCGCTTTTTTGAATCAAATAAGGTTCCATCTAGCCTACCTCCCATTCTTTTTCATTATGTAGCTTTTCATATTGGTTCCTTTTTATCTTATTCTTTAAAACAACAAAAGCACAAGAACATTTTTGTTCTTGTGCTTTCATTCTACACGGTAGAATTAGTCGTTAACTACTTCCTTGCCTTTGTATGTTCCGCATGCTTTACATACGCGGTGAGCAAGTTTCATTTCACCACAGTTTGGGCATTCTGTCATACCTGGCACCTGTAATTTAAAATGTGTACGACGCTTTCTTTTCGCAGTTTTTGATGTTCTTCTAAAAGGTACAGCCATTATTCCCACCTCCTTAAAGAGTATTAAGAAAGTTGCGAAGACCTTCCATCTAAATCTTCAACTGCCTCTTTTCTCCTCCTGATTATGAATCAGAAGATTGATCATCTTGATCAAAAAATTTAGCAAGCCCAGCTAGACGAGGGTCAATTTTGTCTTTCTTATCATGTTCATGAATCACTTCCCAATCTTTACCAGATTGAGGAGCACCTTCTTCCGTGCTGTCTTCACAGAAAACTTGCATTGGGACTTCAAGTAATAAAATTTCATGTATAATTGGCATTACGTCAATTACATCATTTTTTACTTGATGAACCTCCTCATCGCTTTCGTAATCATAGCCATTCAGAAGGAATGTTTCGGTTGTTTCAACATTAATTGGATAATTCACGTCAACTAACGTACGAGAACAAGGAAGAATTAAAAAACCGTTTATCCTTAAATGAAAGGTCACTTTTGATGAACTAATATCAGCATAGCCTGTAATATGCATAGGCGATACTTTTCGAATCGATGAGTCGATTTTCATTATTTCATCAGCCTGCACCATTTCATCTATTGGAAATTCCTTACTTCGATGTTTCTGTAACTGACTTAAAGTCCATTTCATTCGAATCACCCCAAGGCAACAAAGGTAATTATAGCTTTCATATAATTATTTGTCAATATTATTTCTTTACAGTAAAACCAGCTATAACATAAGATTTGTACATACTATAGTAGTTTACCCTAATAAGTTGTTTACAACCACCATTTAGATTAAAATGGTAAAAAAATCCGGTTTTAAATTTGTGCAAGAAAAAAGGAGTAGTGAATAAATGAAAGCAGTTGGAGTAGTTGTTGAATATAACCCATTCCACCATGGACATGCTTATCATGTTGAATCTGCCAAAAAGGCAACAGGGGCAAACGTTGTGATAGCAGCTATGAGTGGGAATTTCTTACAAAGAGGTGAACCCGCCATGGTCTCAAAATGGACTCGGACCGAAATGGCCTTAAAGGGAGGAATTGATATTGTCTTTGAACTTCCCTATTCCTTTGCCGTTCAAAAAGCAGATACATTTGCTGTTGGCGCTGTTTCCCTATTAGCTGAAGCAGGCTGTGATTCCATTTGTTTTGGCAGTGAATCTGGCAACATTAACACCTTTTACCAAACCTATCACTTTCTCAGTAGAAACCAGGAAGCATATAACCATAATATTAAACATTTTATCGATAAGGGATACAGTTATCCAAAGGCTTCGTCTATGGCATTCCAAGCGATAGCACCTGCAAATGATTTGATTGACCTTAGCTTACCTAATAATATTCTTGGCTTTCAGTATGTTAAAGCAGCTGAAGCAAGAAAGTATCCTGTGAAAATGGTGACAATCGCTAGAAAAAATGCGAATTATCATGATGAACATTTTACTTCTGCTTCGATTGCAAGCGCAACAAGTATTCGTAAAGCGTTATTTTCAAACGATAGCACGTTAGCAGGTATTCAATCCTACGTCCCCATCGATACTTTTGAAGGATTACAACGATATCAAGAAGACTATGGTGACTTTCATGACTGGAATATGTATTGGTCTTATCTACGGTTCAACCTGCTACAATTAAGTTCCACTGAACTTAAAGAGATATATGAAGTAGAGGAAGGAATTGAAAATCGCCTATTTTCACTTGCACTTAAATGTGAAACCTTCCCACAATTTATGAAGGCCTTAAAAACAAAGCGTTATACCTGGACACGTCTACAAAGAATGCTGACACATATTCTCACTCACTCAACCAAGAGTGAAATGACTGCTGATAGCCATATCACCTATTTACGTTTGTTAGGAATGACCGAAACAGGTCGTAACTATTTAAATCAGTTAAAAAAGACCTGTCAAATTCCTATAATTTCAAAACGATCTTCCTTTACCAATCAACAAATTCAGACGGATACAAAAGCAGCTAGAATTTACGCGATGGGATTGCCGGAAAAGTATAGACAAAAGGCAATTGAATTGGAATTTAATCAGAAGCCAATCTATTTACAAAATCATAGTAGCGAGCAAAAAAATAAAGCGATATAGGTCGCTTTATTTTTTGGGGCTTAATTTTTCTAAATAACTAACTGCTTCATCAAATGTATCAACCGGAATAATTTTCATATCTGTACCAATATTTTTTGCGGTTTGGACTGCAACAAGGTAATTAGAGCTCTTACTCCCCGCTTCATTCGGAGCAAGAAAAATATCAGCTCCAGCCTTATCTGCTGCAATGACCTTTTGCTCAATCCCACCAATTTTCCCAACTGTTCCATCAGGTGAAATAGTTCCAGTTCCAGCTATCTCATAGCCCTTTGTTAAATCAAGCTTGGTTAATTGATTATAAATTTCAAGCGAAAACATAAATCCTGCAGAAGGACCACCTATTTCATCCGTTTTCATATGAACAGCAGGGTCTACCAATAATTCCTTATCATCAACCAGCCCGATACCTATCCCGACTCTTTCCTTATTTTCATTATCTTTAAACGCTTCCACCATAAGGCTTACTTCATTAATTTTATTGTTTCTTTCATACGTGAGCGTAACCTGCTCGCCTGCTTCTAAGCGGCTTACATAGGTGATAAATTCTTCAGAAGAACTAAATTCAAGATCATCCACTTTAAAAATACGGTCAGCAGCTTTTAATTTTCCATCGGCAGGCATGTCTGGTACAACATGAAGAACATAGACCCCCTTATAATGATAATCTATGGGAATTCCCGCTTTTTTATAAGCTACCTCGATGGCGGCAGCTTTAGAAGAATCCATTAGATGCAATTGGCGGATATTGTACTCTTCATCTGTTTCATTCTCTGCTCGAATATCATCCATTGGATACACTTCTACGTAATCCATAAATTTTGCTGTTATGTAGGAATATATATTAGCTCTACCCATTCTAACGGTTGTAAGCATAAAACTTCCTTTTTCATCATATCCGTCCTTCACCTCTATAATTGGCTCAAGCTCCTTTGCCATACCCGGCTTGGAAACATAGTAAGGCAGATAATAAAAAGAAGATACAAGGAAAAGAAATGCTATTATAAGAAGGATACGTATGATGTTTGTTTTTTTCACTCCTGATGCAGCTCCTCCCACATTTTCATGATTCGTTTAATTTCTTCAAGATGCTTTCTCGCTTCCTCTTCACCCTTTTGGATCAATTCATCTATATTGGTAAAGGCTCTTGAGCTGTATTCTTCCACAAGAGGTCTAATCATGACATCTGAAGCAATCTGTCTATGCTCTACCAGCTCCATCTGCATGATATCAAGACTTTGCATAATTACATCGTAGATAGTTGATATATCAGCATTGGTCTTAACACGTGATACATCTACAGCTATTACAATATCGGCTCCCATCTCTTTTACAACCGAAACCGGCACACGGTCAACAACACCGCCATCCACTAATAAACGTCCATTCTGTTTTTCCGGAACAAAAATACCTGGTATTGATATACTCGCCCTTACAGCCTCAGCAATAGGGCCTTTTTGAAATATAACCTTCTCACCTGTCATAAGATCTGTAGCTACAACAGAAACTGGTATCATCAGCTCCTCAAGCCGCTTTCCTTTCGTAAATACTCGAATGAGCTCTTTCACTCGATTACCGGCTATAAACCCCATTTTAGGAACAGTAAAATCTAAATAATACTTCCTTTTGAAAGCCGTAGAAAGCTTATAAAGACGGTCCATTTCTATCCCTGCCCCATAAAAGCAGGCTACAAGTGACCCCATACTGCTTCCAGCAATATAATCAATTGGAATTCCGTTTTCCACCAACACCTTAATCACACCAAGGTGAGCAAAGCCTCGAGCTCCCCCTGACCCAAGTGCCAAACCAATTTTGGGACGGCCCAAAAAAAATCCCCTCCTAAAGAATCGCTGGTATATAATCTTATGGTCTATTTTAATCTTCTATGAGTATATTGATTTATATGAGGACAAGACCGAATAGAAAATATATTCTACATTATTTTACCATCGATTGAATCTGTTGAACAATTCGTTAAACTTGAGGGAGGAAAGCAAGTGTTTCGTTCCAAATTAAAAACCATTTTTTTAGCCTCTTCTGCGTCATTTATGGCGATTTCGCTCATAGCCTTTCCTCAAGAAGCAGTTTCCGCATCCATTCGAGGATTGGATATGTGGCTTCAAATTGTTTTCCCTTCACTTTTGCCATTTTTCATTGTTTCGGAGATGCTAATCGGCTTCGGAATCGTAAAGTTTATCGGAATCTTATTAGAACCTCTAATGAGACCTTTGTTTCGTGTTCCCGGTGTAGGTGGATTCGCATTAGCAATGGGAATGGCTTCCGGTTATCCCGCAGGTGCCAAGTTAACAGCCCGGCTAAGACAGGAAGGTCAGATTACGAAAACGGAGGCGGAACGGCTTGTCTCATTTACTAATTCGTCTAACCCGCTTTTTATATTCGGTGCAGTATCCGTAGGTTTTTTTCATAATGCTAAACTCGGAATTATCCTAGCACTCGCCCATTATCTCGGCAATTTAACCGTTGGGATCATCATGCGGTTTCACGGACCCAATGAAAAGAGAGATGCTGCAAAAAATAAGCAAAGCCTAATTAGAACCGCTTTATCTTCTCTCCATCAAACAAGAATCAAGGACAACCGTCCTATTGGTAAGTTGCTTGGAGATGCCGTGATGTCTTCTGTTCAAACCTTATTGATGATTGGCGGTTTCATCATTTTATTCTCAGTCGTAAACAAGCTTTTATTCCATCTACATATTACCGCCTTTTTCGCCGAAATTTTTGAAGTTCTTTTGCGGGTATTTCAATTACCTGTAGAATTAAGCATCCCCTTTATATCCGGATTATTTGAAATCACCTTAGGAAGCCAGCTTATTAGCAAAATACAAGAAGCAACTCTAATGGAACAAGCTATTATTACCAGTCTAATTCTTGGCTTTTGTGGTTTCAGTGTGCAAGCCCAGGTTGCCAGCATTCTTGCCCAAACAGATATTAACTTCAAACCCTTTTTCTTTGCCAGAATCATACATGGATGTATCGCCGCCTTTTACACGTGGATCCTATGGGGACCAATTTATGAACGTTTCTATGGACATGAACAGCCGTCAAACACAATACCAGTTATCCTACTTGATAAAGAGTCCTCACTCTATATGATATTGGCACAATGGACTAAATTCGGCTCACTCTTCACTATTAGTATGCTCGCTTTATATGTTGTCATCTATGCCAAAAGAATGGTTGTAAATAATAGTTAAAGACGAGCACTAAAATGCGCTCGTCTTTTCATATATGATGTCTTTATTTGTCCTTATTGTCATACTTTTTTCTTAGCGCATTTTCAACTACTTCAGGTACAAGCGCTGAAATATCCGCCCCATGTCGGGCAACCTCTTTTACAATACTTGAACTTAAAAAAGAATATTGATTTCTAGTCATAATAAAGAAGGTCTCTAGATTATGGTCTAGTAACCGGTTCATGGCCGTAATAGACATCTCATATTCAAAATCAGAAACTGCCCGTAATCCTCTAATATTGGCAATTGCCCCAACCTTTTTGGCATAATCAACTAGTAGACCGCTATAAGAGTCTACTTCCACTCTTTCTATCCCCTTTGTGGCTTCTTTGATTAAACCCACTCTTTCCTCAACCGTAAATAATGGATGCTTGGACTCATTGTTCAATACAACGACATATAGCTTATCAAAAATACGAGCACCTCTTGTGATAATATCTATATGACCATTTGTGACTGGGTCAAAGCTCCCCGGACAAATTGCAATTCTCTCCATGATATCCCCCTATTCTCTCCCCTAACTAAAAATGGAGACCGCGATTATGCCATACTTTTCCTGCTTCTTTTTTGTAAAACTGCCAATCGTTTGAGGTAAATCTATATCAGAACTATGTTCACAAATAATAGTACCCTTTTCGTTTAGCAAATTTTGTTCACTTATCATTTCCATAAGCTTTTCAAGCTGTTGTTTTTTATACGGTGGGTCGAGAAAGATGTAATCAAACGAAAGCTCTCTTTTGGTTACAGCTTTAACAGCTCTTTCTGCGTCATTTCTATATATCTCTACCTGATCTTCAAACCCACATTTATGTATATTGTCTCGAATCGTTTGTATGGCTTTCCCATCGCGGTCAACAAATATTACCTGCTGCAAACCTCTGCTTAAAGCTTCAATTCCAAGACCACCACTACCGGCAAATAGGTCTAGACCTACTCCTCCGTCAAAATATGGTCCAATCATATTAAACATTGCTTCTTTTACTTTGTCTGTTGTTGGTCTAGTTGAATGACCAGGAACAGCCTTTAATGCTATCCCTTTACAGCTGCCTGAAACCACTCTCATCTTATCACCACGGCATTATTGATTAGATATACTTTTTTATCCTATCATACAGAAACAAAATAGCCAATCCAACATCTAGCAGATTGTTGAAAAAAGAATCATTAATATGTATATCAATCCTAATTGTGGAAATAATACTAGTAACAACATCATTCGAGGATGTTGTTGCCAACCGCGGAGAAGACTTACGTTTCCCCATAAGTTCTTCCTCCGGTTTCTCCTCTCCCTTTACCTTCTATCCTAATAGGATGTAGAAGGACCCTGCAAATTTTGCAGGGCTTTTTTTATGGTCTAAAACTAACATAGAAAAAAGGGCTCTGAGCCCAAAATCGCCGCCTAGCTAATAAGATAGGTGCAGTTTTAGGAGCTCAGAACCCTTAATCATTAGAGCAATTTCGATCAAATTCGCCCGTCGAATTTGCGTCCGGATTTTTATCGAGCTCGCTCGATATACTACCTTTAAAAAATCCGTGACATCCGCCGGAGGCTTAACTTCATTCAGCCGGGGGTTTGAATCCCCACTGAATCGAAGCACCATTTGCATTCATCCCCCACTTGTAGAAGTGGAGGACTTCTGCTGAATGAAGTTAAATTCCCATTTTATAATCGTATTCCTTTGCTTTATCAGGCTTAGAATTTTCGAACTCAATTTTAATAAATGGTTTTTGGGAAGGCTCTACTTTTTTTACAAAAGAGTAGGACTTCAATTTCGTCATTAGTAAATCTATCTCGTCTGCATTACAATATAGAACAACGTATTTTAATCTTTTTGAAACATAATGAACATTGCCAAACCTTCTAAGCATCTTTGCCTGTTTTAGTGAATGCAGCCAAACAATAAGCCCTTGTCGTTGACTTAACATAGCATTTCCCCTCGTTACCGTTTCTTCATCTAGTCTAGCATAAATATTGAACCATTTTCAATGAATCCATTTCCTAGAAACGAAAAATCGGATTCATCCTATTTGGACAAATCCGATTTCTTTATATATTATGCTGAACAGCCGCAGCTCCCACCTGAGCCGCAACCTCCTCCACAGCTTGATTGCGAATCAAAATAAGGATTTCCAGTTGGAACTTTAATATGCTCGGAAACCGAACGACCAATCAAAATACTGACTTCGTCTAGAAGCTCCTGCAATTCATTTTCCACCCTGCGAAATTCAGCTATGTGATAATCCATATCCATTTCTCGTTTACATTTTCTAACGGTTGACATTACCGTTTTATAGTCAGGATGATATTTCCCGAAACGCTGTACCTCTTCATATTGATCTTTCACCTTAACGAACTCACGGATTTTCCTTTGGGTTTCTTGATTGTTCTTTATATTATCTATACATAAACGATAGCGAGCAGCAATTTCCGATTGCCAGATCATTTTGGCCATTTCCTCGGCATTTTCCAATATCAATACTCTTTCCATTGTAGCAAGCATACTAAGCTCACCTCCGTTTCATATTTTAACATGAAACGGCACGAAAGCGAAGTGGATGTTACTTGTACCATTCAAAAGGTTACTTTTCCCTTTAAGATCATTTAATCGTCAGATCCATTTGCTGTCTTGCTAATGCCTGCTGATTCGGATTATATAACTCTAATGTTACCTGATGCTGACCAGGATTAAGTCCTTTCACGATAAAAGCTGCATTATGATATTCAGCAGTCTTTTTTCCATCAATCGACACAATCAGTTTAGCACCATTTCGAAACGAAACACCCTTTACAATGCATTCAAAATATACATCTTTTCCCTTCACATGATATTTTACAAATAATGGTTCATCTTCAACGACTTTCATATTCGAAGCTTCTACTACCTCAGGCGAAGCAAAGGATACATCCTTTGTTTCAGGCTCAGGTATATCCTTATGACAGGCTGATACACCAAATAGAAGCAGAAAGAAGACAAAACTATGCAGCTTTTTCAATCTTATCACTCCTTACATTTGTTTTTCATAAAACAAATGTTGGTTTGCTTATTACTAATCGTATTGTTTACTAAATTGTACGCTTTTACTCGATACGATGCTGCCATATTTTGAAACAAAAAAAGGAGGCTACCCTCCTTTTTAAGATTGATTATTCATTGATTGAAACATACTAAACATCATTGACGCCATTTGAACCCCATAGGATATTTTTTCAACACGATGGGGTATAGTTTTCTTATAATAATGAAGTGCAGCGATTTCCATTGCTTGTATTTGGGTCGGATCACGGGATA of the Bacillus tuaregi genome contains:
- a CDS encoding N-acetyltransferase, whose translation is MAIEIIKLKVNYKTLEEFKKFKEYGIQELSMTEDLEANIIENDSESPFYGIFFGDKLVARMSVYQVNAKYNRYFEPPVDYLEIWKLEVLSEYQGRGYGTALVEFAKRFGMPIKTNPRIKSRSFWEKMGFQSVNYEMDRDLGENPLIWHPNGVMEATS
- a CDS encoding RsfA family transcriptional regulator — translated: MSTTRQDAWTQDEDLLLAEVVLRHIREGGTQLQAFEEVGKRLSRTAAACGFRWNSSIRKQYKSGIELAKRQRKDAKRGPVVKNDVNHGGTEAAINPPEKTEETFQPSMKEITFEDLVVYLNKLYDRAQNSKDYQENLSLYKTKLMTLEQKLHDISAENDRLSKELYEMEHDYKALIEIMERARKMVVLKEEEFAQKVRFQMDKNGNLEKLDK
- a CDS encoding enoyl-CoA hydratase/isomerase family protein encodes the protein MEPYLIQKSEDGLLVFTINRADKRNAVNDEIINGLQKAVEQAYDQDVKAFVITGAGDRAFCSGGDLSVFHQLHTEEEAYGMLSKMSQVLTDVFLLPKPTIAVLNGTAVGGGCEIAAACDFRIARKGIKAGFIQGTLAITTGWGGGTMILEKLAPAKGLKMLMEAGLYYTDELKELGFVDDVYEGDAQAGLQRFVSQILKLESGVTSAYKEILIRRWKESGVIERIEEEVRSCAMLWEQDAHHKQVENFLNKK
- the rpmF gene encoding 50S ribosomal protein L32; the protein is MAVPFRRTSKTAKRKRRTHFKLQVPGMTECPNCGEMKLAHRVCKACGTYKGKEVVND
- a CDS encoding YceD family protein; its protein translation is MKWTLSQLQKHRSKEFPIDEMVQADEIMKIDSSIRKVSPMHITGYADISSSKVTFHLRINGFLILPCSRTLVDVNYPINVETTETFLLNGYDYESDEEVHQVKNDVIDVMPIIHEILLLEVPMQVFCEDSTEEGAPQSGKDWEVIHEHDKKDKIDPRLAGLAKFFDQDDQSSDS
- a CDS encoding nucleotidyltransferase → MKAVGVVVEYNPFHHGHAYHVESAKKATGANVVIAAMSGNFLQRGEPAMVSKWTRTEMALKGGIDIVFELPYSFAVQKADTFAVGAVSLLAEAGCDSICFGSESGNINTFYQTYHFLSRNQEAYNHNIKHFIDKGYSYPKASSMAFQAIAPANDLIDLSLPNNILGFQYVKAAEARKYPVKMVTIARKNANYHDEHFTSASIASATSIRKALFSNDSTLAGIQSYVPIDTFEGLQRYQEDYGDFHDWNMYWSYLRFNLLQLSSTELKEIYEVEEGIENRLFSLALKCETFPQFMKALKTKRYTWTRLQRMLTHILTHSTKSEMTADSHITYLRLLGMTETGRNYLNQLKKTCQIPIISKRSSFTNQQIQTDTKAARIYAMGLPEKYRQKAIELEFNQKPIYLQNHSSEQKNKAI
- a CDS encoding SepM family pheromone-processing serine protease yields the protein MKKTNIIRILLIIAFLFLVSSFYYLPYYVSKPGMAKELEPIIEVKDGYDEKGSFMLTTVRMGRANIYSYITAKFMDYVEVYPMDDIRAENETDEEYNIRQLHLMDSSKAAAIEVAYKKAGIPIDYHYKGVYVLHVVPDMPADGKLKAADRIFKVDDLEFSSSEEFITYVSRLEAGEQVTLTYERNNKINEVSLMVEAFKDNENKERVGIGIGLVDDKELLVDPAVHMKTDEIGGPSAGFMFSLEIYNQLTKLDLTKGYEIAGTGTISPDGTVGKIGGIEQKVIAADKAGADIFLAPNEAGSKSSNYLVAVQTAKNIGTDMKIIPVDTFDEAVSYLEKLSPKK
- a CDS encoding patatin-like phospholipase family protein encodes the protein MGRPKIGLALGSGGARGFAHLGVIKVLVENGIPIDYIAGSSMGSLVACFYGAGIEMDRLYKLSTAFKRKYYLDFTVPKMGFIAGNRVKELIRVFTKGKRLEELMIPVSVVATDLMTGEKVIFQKGPIAEAVRASISIPGIFVPEKQNGRLLVDGGVVDRVPVSVVKEMGADIVIAVDVSRVKTNADISTIYDVIMQSLDIMQMELVEHRQIASDVMIRPLVEEYSSRAFTNIDELIQKGEEEARKHLEEIKRIMKMWEELHQE
- the ylbJ gene encoding sporulation integral membrane protein YlbJ → MFRSKLKTIFLASSASFMAISLIAFPQEAVSASIRGLDMWLQIVFPSLLPFFIVSEMLIGFGIVKFIGILLEPLMRPLFRVPGVGGFALAMGMASGYPAGAKLTARLRQEGQITKTEAERLVSFTNSSNPLFIFGAVSVGFFHNAKLGIILALAHYLGNLTVGIIMRFHGPNEKRDAAKNKQSLIRTALSSLHQTRIKDNRPIGKLLGDAVMSSVQTLLMIGGFIILFSVVNKLLFHLHITAFFAEIFEVLLRVFQLPVELSIPFISGLFEITLGSQLISKIQEATLMEQAIITSLILGFCGFSVQAQVASILAQTDINFKPFFFARIIHGCIAAFYTWILWGPIYERFYGHEQPSNTIPVILLDKESSLYMILAQWTKFGSLFTISMLALYVVIYAKRMVVNNS
- the coaD gene encoding pantetheine-phosphate adenylyltransferase; the protein is MERIAICPGSFDPVTNGHIDIITRGARIFDKLYVVVLNNESKHPLFTVEERVGLIKEATKGIERVEVDSYSGLLVDYAKKVGAIANIRGLRAVSDFEYEMSITAMNRLLDHNLETFFIMTRNQYSFLSSSIVKEVARHGADISALVPEVVENALRKKYDNKDK
- the rsmD gene encoding 16S rRNA (guanine(966)-N(2))-methyltransferase RsmD, coding for MRVVSGSCKGIALKAVPGHSTRPTTDKVKEAMFNMIGPYFDGGVGLDLFAGSGGLGIEALSRGLQQVIFVDRDGKAIQTIRDNIHKCGFEDQVEIYRNDAERAVKAVTKRELSFDYIFLDPPYKKQQLEKLMEMISEQNLLNEKGTIICEHSSDIDLPQTIGSFTKKKQEKYGIIAVSIFS
- a CDS encoding YlbG family protein yields the protein MLSQRQGLIVWLHSLKQAKMLRRFGNVHYVSKRLKYVVLYCNADEIDLLMTKLKSYSFVKKVEPSQKPFIKIEFENSKPDKAKEYDYKMGI
- a CDS encoding YlbF family regulator; translation: MLATMERVLILENAEEMAKMIWQSEIAARYRLCIDNIKNNQETQRKIREFVKVKDQYEEVQRFGKYHPDYKTVMSTVRKCKREMDMDYHIAEFRRVENELQELLDEVSILIGRSVSEHIKVPTGNPYFDSQSSCGGGCGSGGSCGCSA
- a CDS encoding YlbE-like family protein — its product is MRKDVYNYLEQNKELHSFLREQPVWYRKISRDPTQIQAMEIAALHYYKKTIPHRVEKISYGVQMASMMFSMFQSMNNQS